CCTTGTTAGAGGGGCATGCTCCAGGGATTTCTGTCTCCTAAGTCTGAGGAGCTCATTTCTGGATGTGATAattgatttcaaaaggaaaacacatgGTTCACGCAAAGGGAAAAAGGAGGTGAAAAGACGGTAAGAGCTTCCTCAACCTTAGGCCCCAAAACAACTGACCCAAGAGGCAAATACAAAAGCTAGCGGAACCACCAGCATCCGAAGAACACGACTGACTCCTTTTTCCCAGCCACAGTGCAGTTTGCTATTCACAGAGAAAAGATGACGTGAGACCAGTTGTGACTGCTGTACTCTTATCACGCTGCACAAAAGCAATTTTGTCATGATGGCTTTAGAGGAACATCATAAATAGTACTGGCAAGGCTCCCAGATCAAGCCAGAGCTTGGTTCTCTGGGTTCCCACCTCCCTTCATCCAGAAAACTAATTTGACGGAATTATCTCCTGACAAAGTAGCCAAGGGAAAGATTACGGCCTTGCTCTCGATTCCTGTAGGTTCAAAACCTGCCAAATCTTCTCCCATCCCCAGACAGACGGAGACGGCCATTGTTTCCACTGCCCAGCTACACCTGGCAGAATTTCTAGGCCTCTGACACAAGACTCCCCACCCACATTACAAAACgattaacttattttaaaaacaaaaatataaaaggtTAATTAGAAGTGTAAACCagccaggatttaaaaaaaaaaagccaacaacaaaaaaaaaacccaactctaacaccttcaaaataaacaaagattTACAGTCACatgaagaattaaaataactCAGTAGTGTGTAATAAACATTCAAAATTACTCGGTTTTGAGTACTTTCACATCACAGAGAGCCGCACCGGTTTCTGAAGGGACAGCTCCGTCACAGGGAGTGACCCACGGTGGCAGCCCCGGCCAAGGGCAGCCTCATCCCACGGGTGCACGACGACgcggagcccccgccgccgcccagccCCTCCGCAGCCAGCGGCCCGGCACCGCACCGGCCTCGCTGAGGGAAGGAGCGCCACAAGATGGCGGCCCTCCGCCAGCGCCAGGCGAGCTCCCGCTCCCGCGCCGCCGCTCTCAGCGACCACAGCGCCTGCGCGCGgtgcctccctccctctgcccaacCGAAGAGAGGCTTCGGCCCGGACAGCCAATCCCCAcagggccgggggcggggccgggccatGGCGGACCTGAGCGGCGGGCTGGAGCCGGTGCCGGTGGTGCTGTGGCCGCCCGGGGAGGCCCCGCCGGCCTTTCAGGtaggggcgggggccgcggccgccccgggaACCGgaccgggaggggaggggaccgcgcccggggggggccgggccggggaggggagggagaagcggCCGGCGCGGCCCGGGCCGCCTGAGGGAGCCCGCTTGGCTGGCGCCGTCCCCTCAGGCAGCCTGCTCCGCCCGCCGCCAGCCCTGCCCGCTCGGGGGGGCGCTCAGCGGGAGGGGCTGCGGGGCTCGTTAGGCCTCCGCGGCCAGCCCCTCGGTGCCGGTCTCGTTACGCGCTCGCTCTTCGCCGTGCACTTCAGTtacgtgtgtatgtgtgtgtatatatatatatataatatatatatatatacagtttttCTCCCGATATGTGGCATTTTGCAGATTTTAATCGCGCGGTTAAGACGTCACCCTTTAGGAGGAATGAAGCCTTTGCGCTACGGGGCGTTAGCGTCGACCGTAGGCTGAAACTAGACGGGGAGTAAAAATCTGACGGGCTTGGCAGACGCATCCCGCCGCGCAACCCTCTGGGGTGGTTTCCAAGAAAAGGCAGAAAGGGGGGACGACACTTTAAGCTCTGTTCGCACCTCCTCAGGCAGCATACCTGCTGTCTTCTGTACTACCTGTAGTAAGTTCCAAACGCGTTTCCTGGAGGTGCACCTTATTGCCTAGGAGATGGCTTCAGTGCTATCAGGGAgtctttagaaaacagaaagaagcagcttctGGTTGAGCCTGGGGAAAGAAATAAAGACGTAATCCAGATAGGCCCTAATCTTCCTAAATTGCACGGTGTGCTGATATGTGACAGAAATAGGAATGCTTGTACACAGTGAATGGGAGAAGATGGGAACAGATAAGGGACTATTAAACTTGGTTTTGAGTAAAGCCAAATGACTGAGAAAGCTGATGCttatgaaaaaagaaacttctgaatGAACTGGCATGTCTCCCAACACCCAGAAGCTGCCAGACTTAAGCTACTGTAGTATTTAGTAATAGCATGTACTCCGGGTTTCTAAATAAAGCTTTGCAAGCTGAATGctgagaagaaagtaaaaatatacaTGTAGCTGTCTTTATGTTTTGATTTTCAAATCCAGCAAAGTTTCTATTGGCTTTTACTTTGCAACAGTTCACAGTGCTATAATCATTCACCTGCTGGGGGCATTAGCGTAATTTTGAGAACCCGATTTTCAGCTTGGGTGGTTTGAACGGACCCACATCTGTTCCCGCAGACAGAATTTAGGGTGAAGCAAGTAATGTTTTACCCTGATGACAGAGTAGTTAGCTCAGCTTTTTTTCTAAAGATGTAGAGGTGTGCTAGTGCAACACCATCATCGCTTTGTAACAGAGTTAGAAGGAGCAGGTTTGAATACAACATTTTGAAGAGATAAATTGAAAGtatcttcatttttaataaaaatggacATTTGAAATTCTGTAACTTAAAGTAGCTATCAACTAACCTTATAAGTAGCTTATCGAGcattttgaagggggaaaaattactttaatgataCTTTGttatttctataaataaaaatcttcGCTAGTAAACTAGATCAAATTAGCTGACGTTTTTCCTGCTAAGAATTGTTTTTTCTGGCTCGTATGCTATTTTGAGAAACTCAGTTGTTAACAGACTATTGATTCTTTTTCAGTCTATATGGAATATCTGATTTGCATTCTTTAAAGTGTTTTAGAAAAGTTAAACTTGTAGTTAGAAGTTGTTTACAGGAAAAAGAAGTGTTCATGATTTCAGTTCCCCACATTCAGAGATCAGTCGTTGCCAGACACAGACTTCTTAAAAATTCGATAGCCTCTGTGGAAAGAAGCGTTGAACGTGACAAGGATTTGACTGTTGTTCTCTTCGCAGTATAGCCCAGACAACGTGGCTGGAGCAGACGGAGACAATGACCCCACTGAAATCACCTTTCCAGGATGTTCTTGCCTTACCAGCTCCTGTGTGGTTCACGCGTGCTCGTGTCTTTGCCACGGTGAAAATTACAACAGTTTGTGCCTCCGGCCTACAGACAAAGAGGAGGACTACGCCAGGCCTGTTTTTGAATGCAATGCCATGTGCCAGTGTGGTGAATCCTGTCAAAACAGGGTTGTTCAGAGGGGTTTGCAATTCAGACTTGAGGTGTTCAAGACTGAGAAGAAAGGGTGGGGTCTTCGCACGCTGGAATTCATAGCTAAAGGAAGATTTGTTTGTGAATACGCTGGTGAAGTTTTAGGCTTTAATGAGGCACGTAGAAGAATGCAGGCCCAGACATCAAAGGATTCGAACTATATTATAGCGGTGAGGGAGCACCTCCATAGTGGTCAGGTAATGGAGACATTTGTTGACCCTACGTACATCGGTAACGTAGGCAGATTCCTGAATCATTCTTGTGAACCAAATTTATTTATGGTGCCAGTTCGAGTTGACTCAATGGTGCCTAAACTGGCACTTTTTGCAGCTGCTGATATTTCTGCTGGAGAGGAACTTTCATATGATTATTCTGGAAGATTCCATAATTTATCAATAACTAATAGAGAACAAAAATCTTCAGAGGACGATAACAGCTTGAGGAAGCCTTGCTACTGTGGTTCCCACACCTGTGCTTCCTTCTTACCTTGGGACAGCTCCCTCTTTTCCACACCCGACACTTGTTCAGGGAGCTCTCCATAGCTTTTCAGTCCCCAAGCAGACCTAACAAATACCATTTTCTCGAGTAGTTAAATTGCAGTTAAATAAAACTCAGATTGTGTATTCCACCAGGGAAGCACACGTGGTTTTGAGTAACAGCTAGAAGACAAGATTTTGAGAATAACTTCATGCAACATCCTAGAGACTGTGTTCAAGGTGGAGGGTATGATATGAGGGAGCAGTGGAGCTTCAAGACGTTCCAAAATCAGTTACTAAGCCAGgcctggtgtttttttcttgatttcttctgACAGCTTGATGTATGATAAAGCACCTCTCTCAGTCTGTACCTTTTAGAAAGAAGGAACTTGAACATGGGTACACAGAAAGGATGTGTGATAACGACGagaaatgtcactgaaaattACACAAGAGAGTGAGACCAAGGAATGTTGACATTTGCAACAAGGGCATTAGGTTTCTTAAATCCCgttaaaataatttactttttttaaattacttgctataattttttttgttccacaaAACATAAAAAACTAATTATTATTGATGTAAAAAACTTGCCCAGAAAGATTAGCCTGAATGCTTCATCCCCCCCTGTTTTCCATCTCCAGTCACGTCTAGCTGCATGCCAAAGTCTGGTTTTAAGTGACTAGTTTGGTTGCATTACCATTTAGCTTCTGTGTAAACGGCACAGTACTGCAGGCTCTGAGAAGTACAATCATCCCATCTTTTTAAATCGCATCTATCTCACGGCTCATCTAATAAGACTTCCGCAATAATAGCAAGCAGCACATCCATGTTACTTTCCAGCACTATTATTATGCGCTCAGGAAGCAAATTGAGACTCTGCAGTCTAAAGCAGTGTGATGCTGCTATTCTGACTTCTGAAATGGATTAAAGTAGGAAATAGAAAAGTACATCTGAACAATGACAGATTTGTGGTTTTATGTTGTTGAACAGCTGGCAGACACGTGAGCATTCCTTTCAGCTACTAACTGGTTTGTTTTCGCTATTCCTACAGAGCCAAACAGTATTCAGCAAAGCCtgtcctctcccagcagaggGAGAAGGTCATTGCCTCTTTCATCATTCTTGTACAGATCTAACAAGCGCACACTGCTTTGCTGAGCGTCTCCTTACACCAGGGATACACAAGAGAGCTTACCAGATGGGGTACGTTCTGCAACTGCACGTTACTTCACTTCCTTTCTAGATCGAAAAATTAAGGAAGCTTCAAACAGGCTTGTTTTGAATTTCCCCAATCTTTGATATACAAGACAGATAAACTACAGTGCTGCTTTTTACAGTCATGCCACAGTGCTCCATCAGTGGCACAAACCCCTGGGTTATTTGCTCTGTACAGTTTGATCTTTAACTGTATTCATAACCTTTGACAAAACATGCACACGCAGGGTAGCGCCTCTCGGGGGGGATCTGCTGTTCTGCAGGCCatcagcaacttttttttttataaaaaagacAACTTTGATTTGGACCTGAAAGATTAATCTGATGCCGACATCAGGGGTAAAGGGATAAAGGACATTTTGCTGCTCTTACTTTTGCTATTTGCTAAACAAAATCTTACTTTGTGTTTACTTATACTTCCTAGATAAACTTCAGTGTTAGCTTCTCCCCATTTAATGTATACCTTCCTGCTTCCATTGTGAAGACCTGCTGTTGAGATTTACATACGGCTGTGGTTTTAGTTTATGAAAATTAGCATGTGATTTTTCTTAGGGTTAATCATTAAGCGTCACTTCTGTCAATACAGAAAGCTTCCAAAGGACTTCAGCTGCTTGTCAAAAGCAGTTTACAAGCTAAGTGGCCATTAACTTTATTCCTTGCCCAATTAAGGGTGCCTGCTTCTACAGAAGTTTTCCAGATCCCGTAACTCAGAACGCACGCTGCACTAGATACCAGAGTACAGCTTAGGTTGCAAGGTCTCTTGTCCTACTTAGAGGCTtatctggttttcttcccccaaaGGGCATTGCGCCAGCCACTTTCAGCCTGCAGGACTGGAGGGGTGGGAGTGGATGATCCAATCTacttcctctttccctcctggaAAAAGTTTCAGGACTAGTTTTATACCATCTGTATTCCTATTCCTCAAGATTAGATGGGGTTTCAAGATGACAGCACTGTTTGCTAGCTTCCTGTTATGTGAATATGTACTTGGCATGATTTTGAGTAGTTAAGGAAGTGTAGATTGAAAAAAAAACTAACGCCAGAACACAAACCCCCAAACACCATTAGCAATATCTAGTCCTTGCATCACCAGCCTTAACTCAGAGAACACAGCCGAGCCTTCAGTCTCTGTGCAATCCTACCCTTTCAGTCCCAGCCAGCTGATGCTGCTTCTAGCAAGTGACCTGAATATCAGTTAGCTGGTTAGAACAAACTTCCACAGCACAGAACAAGAAGAGAGCGTTGTACTGTTGAAAACAGCCAGCTGCAGGAAAGGCCTTCCAAGAACATGAAATACTATGTTGGCCTTGAGTTCTAAACCATCCTGGCAATTGTTAACGGCCTTTTTCCATATAGTGTGTGCTTTATACTCTGCTATGCCTTCGCACTACAGCTGAGAGCAAAAtcttactaaaaagaaaaaaatcctcttacaAGGGACTAAAAAAAGACAATAGACCCTTGTTTCTACCTGCTGCATTTCTGTTCACTTTTTCCTTTGGGTTCCTTTCAGCTTCAGAGTCCCAGTCTACCACTTCACAGTTCAGCATGCTCTTTTGCAATGGGTCCAATCACACAGCTCAAAAGACCATAAGCTCTGTGtaatcctccctcctcctttctacTCTCAAAGTGCAGTAATGATTATCAATATTTCAATACTCACTCAAGCTTGGAGGTTTACTTTCCCATTGAAATCTGATCAGATTAATTCATGGATGTTTAATGGAAGATCTTGCAATAAAATACAGTAACCATTATCCAAACAAAAGCAGCATGAATGGGACACATTCCACCATCTCCGCAGACGACCAGGAAGACCTTCCTCCACATGCCACCCACAGCACAATGAGTATTGACTGACATATACCTGATGGTGTGGCATCACGAagctgtttatttaaataaagtctCAACGATTTTCCAATATATGGacttgtgtgtgtatttttaccAAGGattttttccagaataaaaaccaaaaccagctctAGGCAAAAGCTTTTATAAAGTTCTCCGGTATCTTCCTTTCTGAAGTGGAGTGCACTGAGTAGAGAAGGAGCTGGCAAGTGACAGATTTGTATTAACCCCAGGTTGTATTAAACGCAAACCCAACTTACTACAGAAAAGACAATGCCGGGAAAGACTGGCATCAATGCAAGAGTTTTTGTTAATCCACCACATTTTTCACTGTCAGGTCTCAAAGCAGCTGACAAGATGGCCAAGTTCAATCCCAGCTTTACACACAGGCAGTTAAGAGGCCTGTTAGAGGGCAGCAACACAGCTGGCTGCGACGCTTTCGAAGGACAGCCCTTCTGGTGCCCAGCTTACTGCACAGGCGATTTCTTGTTCCGTCTCACTTAGAGCAAGCAATTGCCTGGCACAGAAGTATGACCAGATACTGTGTCCTAGAGTGAGTGATGGTGCAAAACACTTTGTGAAAGGTCTGAAATACATTCAGATCCCAAAATGAGGTAGCTCTCATTATTCCCatttcccttcctccttgctGAAATGCCTCTCCTtttcagttggatttttttttttttttttttttttttaaaagagagacaacattttcaaaatttgccTTATTAGGCCTTAGGGCTCGCAGTTACATCTGCCATCTTTTCAGCTGTAATGATCTTTTATTCCAGTGAAATAATTTGTTAGCTTCAGTTTCTGATGATGACATTTTTGCAGTTTGCAAGTCCCCAAAATAAGCCTATACCACATCCaagagaaattcaaagaaaattgCCAGTGTTTTTCCATCAATAAAAGTCTTCAGCATACATAAATGCTTGAAATTTTATTCAAATATGCACATCATTTCTAATCATCATCACCCTGAGGATAATCATCCCACAGTTGCAGAAGGCACTTTCTAAAGAGGAGCAAGTATCTCACcagaaaaagcacatttctggACCTGATTTTCACTGCAACAGGAATGTAATACAAGCTGCGGGGGCTGCGCTAATTGCCCGTGTCGATAGCTGTCTGTCTTCCAGTCCTCACCTCTAATTAACtccttcaaatttcttttaaagctgtcTAGAAGTTTATAAAGTCCTTGTTGATTGGATTTGAGTGTAGAAATTCAAACTATACataaataaaactatttaatAAAGATCTTTTCTAAAGGAGCTATTAATTAACCTTTTAAAACACAATCGGCATGTTTCTGCTCCGTTTTGTGCTAGTTAACTCCAAAATACTCTTGCTAACACCAACAGAATTCACCGATAAAGTGTTTGGTCAGGATAAGAGCCCAGGCCGGCTTCCCCAAAGACAAATACAGGAAAGTTCTTCGCGCAATGTTGAGtagtgttggattttttttcccccccagcagGAAGTTCAAGCACTAGATTTTTCTATTCTGTGTCATCAGCAAGTGACGCTCCACACATCTCTTCTTCCCTGGGTGAAATTCAGCCCTTCACGTCTCAGTGCAACAGCCCATTTGGTCATGGTAGCTCCGGCAAGGTGTCTGCTGCGCAGCGGAATCCCAGATTTGAAGCAGAGCTGTCAGGAGTGTTTTGACTACGGGCCACACAGCGATACCTGTAGCAGTAAGactggaggggggggaggagagaactTCAGAGTATATCACAGCTCATGTTTCCTTAGGCAAGAGTTTGTTAGAGTAATATAGCAAAACTTTTCTAGTGCTGTTGAAAAGATCAATGAACTGATACAGATCAAGATCACTGTGTTAGAAATAAGGGAAATCCCACTGTATGCAGAGACTGGTTGCAGCTGATACAAAAGGTAGTGCGAATGGCAAAGTGTCCAGTAACACGAGTGTCTACTAATAATCTATCCTGCTCCCGGAAAAAGCTAAAGTGACCATTCTGCTTCTCctcagaggaagagaaagcatcTCAGTGCCTTGATCTGTGTATCAGTATCCTATGGGACAACTGGAAATGGACAGGTACTGGCACCTGGCAAAAAAACATTTCGCTGAATGAGATGCAACAAGAAGAAAGGAGGTGAACTGGAGGCGAATGCCTTCCCAGGGTTCCCATGGCTAGCTTCTAGGGATATTTATAATGAAGATATAATCTGGACTGGTGGCtataaaaacatttacatttaaaattaagccATTGATAAAGTGATTCAATTGCATTTCAGATATTCCTAGTAGACAACTTTGAACACTGTCCTCTTCCAGAATGGGCTGCAATCACACAGCAGCtgcctcagaaaaacaaaaaggggaaccatcactgctgtttcatttctttaagtGAGAAAGGAGCACAAGATTATTTTGCAGGACTTGTCCTCACACCCATTTGATGCCACTGATGTGTGTCGGTGGGAAATGTCTCTGCGCTTCCATTCCCAGTGTTGTTTGTCTTGTGCTTGTAGGATTTGATATTTCTGCGATAGACCAATTAGATCAAAAGCATCATCTTAAAAGATTCAGAAACCGAGTGCTGCAGGGTGCTTTGTACAAGTTATTTTGGGAAGGGCTGTTAACTTACACACAACCAAATGAGTCTGAACAGGAGGTGGTCAGACATCTTTAAAGCAGGGTATAGACACTGGTCTGTAACACATTTTGTATGCTGCCTGGCTGTACAGATTTGGCCACATGTCATGCACATTAATATACTTACACTccttgaaaagagaaaaacctgTGCTGTTCACAGTGCTACAGATTCTCAATTAGCTGACCTTAGGAACGGCAGTTTCCAAACTGCAGAACTAACCAGTTTAAGCGGTTTGCTACGTTAAGTTAGACTGCCCAGAAGCAGTTATCCATCGTAGCATGGGAGAAGGACAGTCACACTAGTAATTTCACTAATAAAGCGCTGGGGTAACAGACTGTGCGTTTATGTAGCAACTCCAGTACGATCCATCCAAGTTCTGCCCCATTTTGCTGTTACTTCAAAAGATCTGGCTCAGGCTTTTTGTTCCTGTCTTCCTGCTACAAGCTCCTGGCCTCTGACAAAAACCCACCCCTTTCATTCAGGCTGGTTGAGCTGCATGTAGCCAGGCTCTGAACCAGACTTCTGGAACAGCTGggttaaaaagcaaacacatgattctcccccccctccctttttttttttttattgggggggggtgttggtggcagaggagagcagggaggagagggtagtttttcctcctttaaacCCAGATCCTTCCAGGAGTTTGGGCACAGCTACTAAACAATTCAATTTGTATGACCACGAGGGTGGTGACAACTGAAACGGGCTCTGTCATCAAGGGAGCAGCCCTGTGAACCATGCCATCCCCACAGAGGCAGTGGGTCCCTGATGTTTATCTCCGTGAGTTCACGGTATCTCCATCTAAGGAGACTGAAACGACAGTTCTTCACCAGCTCTTTGATAGCAGCGCAGAGCCAGAGAGCAGCTGGTGCCCTCAAAGGAGGGTGCACGCTGCTGCTATCGCACACGGCAGAGGTCTGCCCTAAACCTCAACAGCACGTGATAGTTCAGCTTCTAAAtcctattttgaaaataaaagtatctGCTAAGCGTACATGTAAAAAGGTGCAAACTTTCACCTTTGTCAACTCAGAAGTAGAACAGATTAGTCTGAATAGATTTTTAGGCATCTAATAAAGAGCCCTTGTACTAATAGtattcagtggggtttttttgtcttgataCACAGCCTAGTTTTAtcacctacaaaaaaaaaaaaagactaggacAGACTAGAATCTTCACAAGCCTTTAAAATGGGTCACATTAATTCATCACTGAAGAAGAGGTTATCCCAGTATTAATTTAATCACAACTGCTAATTAACATCTGACATTGATTTCACCTAAGAAGGAAATCAGTGTAGAAAATGGGATCTCGCTGTAGAAAATTTAATCTAATTATGAGAATGAATTGCCAGCTGCAGgctttgaaagggaaaaagaacaggATGGCTTTAATGAAAAAGGAGATCTACAACGAGCATTTCTTCCAGCGTGGCATGAACAGAGTTTAAAACATGATTTGTGTCATGAACGGCTATTGCATTGTGGTGGTAACAGacttttcagaaagaattt
The genomic region above belongs to Aptenodytes patagonicus chromosome 8, bAptPat1.pri.cur, whole genome shotgun sequence and contains:
- the LOC143164270 gene encoding histone-lysine N-methyltransferase SETMAR — encoded protein: MADLSGGLEPVPVVLWPPGEAPPAFQYSPDNVAGADGDNDPTEITFPGCSCLTSSCVVHACSCLCHGENYNSLCLRPTDKEEDYARPVFECNAMCQCGESCQNRVVQRGLQFRLEVFKTEKKGWGLRTLEFIAKGRFVCEYAGEVLGFNEARRRMQAQTSKDSNYIIAVREHLHSGQVMETFVDPTYIGNVGRFLNHSCEPNLFMVPVRVDSMVPKLALFAAADISAGEELSYDYSGRFHNLSITNREQKSSEDDNSLRKPCYCGSHTCASFLPWDSSLFSTPDTCSGSSP